The following coding sequences are from one Streptomyces dengpaensis window:
- a CDS encoding cytochrome ubiquinol oxidase subunit I — protein sequence MELAIAHETIARWQFGMTTVYHFLFVPLSIGLGIIVAGLETAWVRTGKVKYFHATKFWGKLLLINIAMGVVTGIMQEFQFGMNWSDYSRFVGDVFGAPLAMEALIAFFFESTFIGLWIFGWHRLPKKLHLACIYMVTIGSILSAYFILAANSFMQHPVGYRIDPSTRKAQLTDIWAVLFQDTTLVVVFHTLTAAFLTGAAFVMGIAAYHLWRAKRGKDTNRQRISAMRSSLRCALVIAVVAGILTALSGDRLSKVMFEQQPMKMAAAEALWETQAPAPFSIFSVGDVGTGRNLIALEVPAALSFLAKSDFSSPVPGINTRAEEQVRQFGGTREEYIPDIFMTYWGFRLMIFFGMTSFGIGLLGLWLTRKKFWLDPSYRTGDDEPPTLMLTNKIAMNTFFTKWSWRIAALTLAFPLVANSFGWIFTEMGRQPWVVFHLQTTTDAVSPNVSMAEQITSLVAFSVLYAILAVVEVGLLIKYAKPGPDVDEQPPAKDPTLRPSAEDADKPLAFAY from the coding sequence GTGGAACTAGCAATCGCCCACGAGACCATCGCGCGGTGGCAGTTCGGCATGACGACCGTCTATCACTTCCTCTTCGTCCCGCTCAGCATCGGCCTGGGGATCATCGTTGCCGGCCTGGAGACCGCCTGGGTGCGGACAGGCAAGGTGAAGTACTTCCACGCCACCAAGTTCTGGGGCAAGCTCCTGCTGATCAACATCGCGATGGGCGTCGTCACGGGCATCATGCAGGAATTCCAGTTCGGCATGAACTGGTCCGACTACTCGCGCTTCGTCGGTGACGTCTTCGGCGCCCCGCTGGCGATGGAGGCGCTGATCGCCTTCTTCTTCGAGTCCACGTTCATCGGACTGTGGATCTTCGGCTGGCACCGGCTTCCGAAGAAGCTGCATCTCGCGTGCATCTACATGGTCACCATCGGCAGCATTCTCTCCGCGTACTTCATCCTGGCGGCCAACTCCTTCATGCAGCACCCGGTCGGCTACCGGATCGACCCCTCCACACGCAAGGCCCAGCTCACGGACATCTGGGCGGTGCTGTTCCAGGACACCACCCTGGTGGTGGTCTTCCACACCCTGACGGCGGCCTTCCTCACCGGCGCCGCCTTCGTGATGGGCATCGCCGCCTACCACTTGTGGCGGGCCAAGCGCGGCAAGGACACCAACCGGCAGAGGATCAGCGCCATGCGCAGTTCGCTGCGATGCGCCCTGGTCATCGCGGTGGTCGCCGGAATCCTCACCGCGCTCTCCGGAGACCGTCTGTCCAAGGTCATGTTCGAGCAGCAGCCGATGAAGATGGCAGCGGCCGAGGCCCTCTGGGAGACCCAGGCGCCCGCTCCCTTCTCGATCTTCTCGGTCGGTGACGTCGGCACGGGCCGCAACCTGATCGCGCTGGAGGTCCCAGCGGCACTGTCCTTCCTCGCGAAGAGCGACTTCTCCTCCCCCGTCCCCGGAATCAACACCCGGGCAGAGGAGCAGGTTCGCCAGTTCGGTGGCACACGGGAGGAGTACATCCCGGACATCTTCATGACGTACTGGGGCTTCCGCCTCATGATTTTCTTCGGCATGACCAGCTTCGGCATCGGCCTCCTCGGCCTCTGGCTCACCCGGAAGAAGTTCTGGCTGGATCCCTCGTACCGCACAGGGGACGACGAGCCACCGACTCTGATGCTGACGAACAAGATCGCGATGAACACCTTCTTCACCAAGTGGAGCTGGCGTATCGCCGCCCTCACCCTGGCCTTCCCCCTGGTCGCCAACAGCTTCGGCTGGATCTTCACCGAGATGGGCCGTCAGCCCTGGGTGGTCTTCCACCTGCAGACGACCACGGACGCCGTCTCCCCCAACGTCAGCATGGCCGAGCAGATCACCTCGCTGGTCGCGTTCAGCGTGCTCTACGCGATTCTCGCGGTGGTCGAGGTAGGGCTCCTGATCAAGTACGCCAAGCCGGGCCCGGACGTCGACGAGCAGCCGCCGGCCAAGGACCCCACCCTGCGCCCCTCCGCGGAGGACGCCGACAAGCCCCTCGCCTTCGCCTACTGA
- a CDS encoding site-specific integrase, whose protein sequence is MNVRCHINAADNFLAWLAGEGLALGACTQADLERWITDPAFRYRDETGHFVRWSVQHRHAHGLTCGAVRWTGPQGTIDSEKRWDDARRLLNDDTLPTTDRVAGLLLILYAQKISTISQLTVEDVDTTGETVAITFGTSPVTLTMPLGALVRELVATRRGKAKIGTPDDAPWLFPGGQPGRPLSDSQVGLRLHKIGIRPQQDRSTALFTLAAELPAAILARMLGVHIQVAVQWQKASGGDWAAYAADVSRRNTTHQPTHK, encoded by the coding sequence ATGAACGTGCGCTGCCACATCAACGCCGCCGACAACTTCCTCGCCTGGCTCGCCGGCGAAGGTCTCGCCCTGGGCGCCTGCACACAAGCCGATCTGGAACGCTGGATTACCGATCCCGCCTTCCGCTACCGCGACGAGACCGGCCACTTCGTCCGCTGGTCCGTACAGCATCGTCATGCCCACGGCCTCACCTGCGGCGCCGTCCGCTGGACCGGCCCACAGGGCACCATCGACAGCGAGAAACGCTGGGACGACGCACGACGCCTTCTCAACGACGACACGCTGCCCACCACGGACCGAGTCGCTGGACTGCTGCTGATCCTCTACGCGCAGAAGATCTCCACCATCAGCCAACTCACTGTCGAGGACGTCGACACCACCGGCGAGACGGTCGCGATTACCTTCGGCACCTCGCCCGTCACCCTCACGATGCCGCTTGGTGCCTTGGTCCGCGAGCTCGTAGCGACCCGACGCGGCAAGGCCAAGATCGGCACTCCGGACGACGCCCCTTGGCTCTTCCCCGGAGGACAACCAGGGCGCCCACTCAGCGACAGTCAGGTCGGTCTGCGGCTGCACAAGATCGGCATTCGACCCCAACAGGACCGCTCCACAGCCCTGTTCACCCTCGCCGCCGAACTGCCCGCCGCCATCCTCGCCAGGATGCTCGGCGTCCACATCCAAGTCGCCGTCCAATGGCAGAAGGCATCCGGCGGAGACTGGGCCGCCTACGCAGCTGACGTCAGTCGCCGCAACACAACGCATCAACCGACCCACAAATAA
- a CDS encoding GreA/GreB family elongation factor has translation MRAERGLVAKTLQDPDADAVGDRADQADELQRADQLDRLDSRINEITVRLRQADLAGSASTDMVGVGSTVTVRFDDGTVDTLQIGEVAEALDQTLVTADSPLGRALLGRRAGDTARYDTPDGQATAVVVSIGEPHSSK, from the coding sequence CTGCGCGCGGAGCGCGGACTGGTTGCCAAGACGTTGCAGGACCCCGATGCGGATGCGGTGGGCGATCGCGCCGATCAAGCCGACGAGTTGCAGCGCGCCGATCAACTCGACCGCCTGGACAGCCGCATCAACGAGATCACCGTACGGCTCCGCCAAGCGGACCTGGCCGGTTCTGCCAGCACCGACATGGTCGGCGTGGGCAGCACTGTCACCGTCCGGTTCGACGACGGCACAGTGGACACTCTCCAGATCGGCGAGGTTGCCGAGGCTCTGGATCAAACATTGGTCACCGCTGACAGCCCGCTCGGCCGTGCGCTGCTCGGCCGCCGTGCCGGTGACACCGCCCGCTACGACACACCCGACGGCCAGGCGACCGCGGTTGTGGTGTCGATCGGCGAGCCGCACAGCAGCAAGTGA
- the cydB gene encoding cytochrome d ubiquinol oxidase subunit II has protein sequence MHLYDLWFTLIAVLWVGYFFLEGFDFGIGVLTQLMARNHTERRVLINTIAPVWDGNEVWVISAAGATFAAFPDWYATMFSGFYIPLLIILICLIARGVSFEYRGKRSGDRWQRNWEQVTFWTSVITPFMWGLIFANIVRGLAINADKSYVGAIGDLFNGYAILGGFVTLALFTCHGAIFAALKTDGEIRERARKLAPVLGLVSLLLMLAFLLWTQVNSGNGQSLGVMIVSFVALLVAMFFNQLGREGWAFVFSGLTIVASFAMLFLTLFPEVMPSTLNPDWSLTVSNSSSAPYTLTVMTIVTAVFVPLVLLYQGWTYWVFRKRIAVHHIPAGH, from the coding sequence ATGCATCTCTACGATCTCTGGTTCACCCTGATCGCCGTCCTCTGGGTCGGCTACTTCTTCCTCGAGGGCTTCGACTTCGGCATCGGCGTCCTTACCCAGCTGATGGCCCGCAACCACACCGAACGACGGGTCCTCATCAACACGATCGCCCCGGTGTGGGACGGCAACGAGGTCTGGGTGATCTCAGCCGCGGGTGCGACCTTCGCGGCCTTCCCGGACTGGTACGCCACCATGTTCAGCGGCTTCTACATTCCGCTGCTGATCATCCTGATCTGCCTGATCGCCCGGGGCGTGTCCTTCGAGTACCGGGGCAAGCGGTCGGGCGATCGCTGGCAGCGCAACTGGGAGCAGGTCACCTTCTGGACGTCCGTGATCACCCCGTTCATGTGGGGCCTGATCTTCGCCAACATCGTCCGCGGCCTCGCGATCAACGCGGACAAGTCGTACGTGGGCGCGATCGGGGATCTGTTCAACGGGTACGCGATCCTCGGTGGCTTCGTGACGCTGGCGCTGTTCACCTGCCATGGCGCGATCTTCGCGGCGCTGAAGACGGACGGTGAGATCCGTGAACGCGCCCGCAAGCTGGCGCCCGTGCTGGGTCTGGTGTCGCTCTTGCTGATGCTGGCCTTCCTGCTCTGGACGCAGGTGAACTCCGGCAACGGCCAGAGCCTGGGCGTGATGATCGTCTCGTTCGTCGCGCTGCTCGTGGCGATGTTCTTCAACCAACTGGGCCGTGAGGGCTGGGCGTTCGTCTTCTCGGGCCTGACCATTGTGGCGAGCTTCGCGATGCTGTTCCTCACCCTGTTCCCCGAGGTCATGCCGTCGACGCTCAACCCCGACTGGTCGCTGACGGTCAGCAACTCCTCGTCCGCGCCCTACACCCTGACGGTGATGACCATCGTCACGGCCGTGTTCGTCCCGCTTGTCCTGCTCTACCAGGGCTGGACGTACTGGGTCTTCCGCAAGCGCATCGCCGTTCACCACATCCCGGCGGGTCACTGA
- a CDS encoding DoxX family protein, protein MGCLHRKDLGLLAVRLGTGGVLFAHGAQKLFGWFGGEGIEGTGQAMEAMGFRPGKPSAVAAGLGEAGGGLLLALGIATPAAGAAAAGAMSGAVAVHRPHGFFAAAGGYEYPAYLGFVAASLGLSGAGCYSFDHLTRYRLDRPAMILLAFGVSTAAALAVVGRREQTLAAKSQETETD, encoded by the coding sequence ATGGGCTGCCTCCACCGCAAGGATCTCGGACTGCTGGCTGTGCGCCTCGGCACCGGCGGCGTGCTCTTCGCGCACGGTGCGCAGAAGCTCTTCGGCTGGTTCGGCGGAGAAGGCATCGAGGGCACTGGGCAGGCGATGGAGGCCATGGGCTTCCGCCCCGGCAAGCCGAGCGCTGTCGCCGCAGGCCTCGGCGAGGCAGGCGGCGGCCTCCTGCTCGCGCTCGGCATCGCCACCCCAGCGGCGGGCGCGGCCGCGGCCGGTGCCATGTCCGGTGCGGTTGCGGTCCACCGTCCGCACGGCTTCTTCGCCGCTGCCGGCGGCTACGAGTACCCGGCCTACCTCGGCTTCGTCGCCGCGAGCCTGGGCCTGTCCGGCGCGGGCTGCTATTCGTTCGATCATCTCACTCGTTACCGTCTCGACCGCCCGGCCATGATCCTCCTCGCATTCGGAGTGAGCACAGCGGCCGCGCTCGCTGTCGTAGGACGCCGCGAGCAGACACTCGCAGCGAAGTCGCAGGAAACCGAGACGGATTGA